From the Thermomicrobiales bacterium genome, the window GACAGATTCCTGACCGGCGAGTGTCGCGACCGGCGATGGGGCCTGCGCCTGCGGGTCCCAGCCGACCTCGGGATAGGTCGTCCAGGCCTTGATCTTGTCGGCCGAGATCGTCTGGACGTAGTGCGGCTCGCCGACGCCAATCGGCGAATCGTAGAGCAGGTCCATCTTCTCGCCGGTGATGTCGATCAGCTGGAAGTTCTGCGGGTGCAGCGGTCCGACCGGCGTGAAGCGGTCGATCGCCCACTTGTTCAGCGCGATCAGGTACTTGCCCTTGGGGCTGACCGTGTCGCCTTCGCAGACACTGAGGTGACCGACGTTGTAGTGGACGGGGATCTTCTCGACCATCGTCCACGTGTCCGGCTTGCCCGCCTCGCCGACCTTCCACTTGGCGATGGCGCTGTCGAGGAAGAGGCTGGTGTAGGCGTGGCCGGTGTTGTCGAACTGCGTATGCAGTGGGCCAAGTCCGAGCTCAACCTGCGCTTCCATGCAGTCCTCGTAGGCCAGGATCGGCACGCCGAAATCGTCCATCTCGTAGCCGCCCTTGGCGATGGCAGCCTGGATCTTCTCGAAGCTGTAGATCGTGACGTGCGGGTCGAGCTTGCCGGCGACGACGATGTGCTTGCCGTCCGGCGTTACGTCGACACCGTGCGGACTCTTCGGTTCCGGTACCTGGAAAAGGATGCCCTCGGCAACGGCGGTCTTGATGTCAATCAGGGGCATCCCGTGGACGTCTTCGCCCTTGCCCTCCTGGATGAGCCGTTCGGCCGTCTTCCAGTCGATGACGGTCATGTAGTCCATATCGTTCTGCGACGCACCGGCCTCGACCGGCGGCACCGGCGGGCTACCGTCAGCGCGGTTGCCACCGATAGCCATCTCAGTGTTGAGCGAGTTGGAGAACATCCAGCCCTCGCTTGGCCCCTTGCCGCAGTCGGCCAGGTCCTGCCAGTACGGCGGCAGCTCGATCGAGAAGGAAAGATCCGTATCGATCCGGCCCTTCTCGCGGTCGAACTTCCAGAAGGTCATCGCGCCGCGGTACTTCTCCTTGTACTCATCGAGCGGCGCGTACTCCCAGCCCCATGGCGCAGCGTACTGCGAGCCGTCGGTGATGTACTCGGTGTTCGGCGTCACGAACGCGCCACCGTGGTTGCTGATGATGTGTGGGTTCTTGACGATCTGCTTCGTTTCGAAGTCGCGCAGATCGATGACGGCCATACGGGCGTTGGCCTTGTCGTTGATGAACAGCCATTCGCCGTCATATTCGCCGTTCGTCTCGCTCAGGCCCGGGTGGTGGGTATCGGCCCAGCCGAGCACCTTGTCGTCGACAGCGCCCTCGGCGAGGATAGCCTTCGTCTCGTCGGAGAAGCCATAGCCCTGCCACGGCTCCGGCGTGAATGTCGCGATCAGCTTCAGCAGTCGCATCGACGGCACGCCGATCACCAGCACCTGGCCGGAGTGCCCACCCGACGCAAAGATCAGGAATTCGTCGTACTGCCCGCCGGGAACGTATGTCTTCACCGCGCGGGTGATGTCGTCCGGCGTGAGCCCACGCGCCTCGGCGATCTCGGCGACCGAGCTGGGTACGCCTGCGCCGGTGTTGCCGCTCGACGGCGTCGGGTCATCATCGTCGCCACCGATCGAGCAGGACGCCAGCAGCGCGCCGCCCGCCGGAGCGAGGATCGCGGCAGCGCCGACACCCTTCAGGACGTTGCGGCGGTTGATCCGAGACCGGTTGAATGGATCTGACATCGAATGTGCCCCCGTTCACTCTCCGTCGCGCCCGCCATGACTCGTCCACCATCCGGCTCTTGCCGTGCTCGGAGCGTCGCGCGCGACACCTAATCCGGAGCCATACACCTGTCAGTAGCCTAGACAGAACCGCCTCGAACAACCGTGTCGAATGCGATTTTCGTGTTACAACTTCGTGTCAACTCTCTGTGCTACATTCAGCACTCTCGGAAATACGCTGACAATCTCGCATACTGTGACTTTAGTCACAGCGATACTCTTTGAGCCACCGTAGACTTGTCTCGGGTTTGTCGCGGACATCGTGCTGACCGACATCCCCAACACACAACGATGGCGCTCTCGTTCCAGTTCGGGGAGACACTGGAATGAGAACAACGCCCCCCTTCGCAGCGGTAGAGATGGACTCGGGTGCCTCTGTCTCTACCGCTTCGTTTTGCCCCTCATTCACCGAGGCAGCGCAACTCGCAGTATCATCGGCAGCACGACGGACTGGCTGACGGGGTGAGGGGGCATGATGACAACGGCGATCGACGAGCCACAGGCTGCGACACTGCCGACCGCCGCGACGATGCTGGAAGGCACGGCATCGATTGCGATCGTCGGCGGTGGGATCGTTGGCCTGGCCGCCGCGCGCGAGATCCTGCGCCGCCGCCCCGGGAAATCGCTCATCCTGCTGGAGAAAGAAGCGAGCATCGGTGAGCACCAGACCGGCCACAACAGCGGCGTCATTCACTCCGGCATCTATTACGCGCCCGGCTCGCTGAAGGCGCGCCTCTGCGTGGCCGGAGCAGCCGCGATGATGCAGTACTGCGACGAGAACGACATCGCCTGGAAGCGCTGCGGCAAGGTCATCGTCGCCACCCGCGCCGAGGAACTGCCCCGCCTGCAGGCGCTCTACGAACGCGGGCAGGAGAACCAGGTGCCGGGCCTGCGGATGATCGAGCCGGACGAGCTGCGCGAGCGCGAGCCGCATGTGCGCGGCGTCCGGGCGCTCTGGTCGCCCAATACCGGCATCGTCGATTACTTGCAGGTGGCCCACTCTTACGCCAACGACATCCGCGAGATGGGCGGCGAGATCCGCACCAGCCACGAGGTGACCGGCATCCGTCGACGCAATGGCCGGACGCTGCTCACGACCAGCGGTGGCGACATCGAGGCGTCGCTCGTCGTGGCCTGCGCCGGGCTCTATTCCGATCGCGTCGCTCAGATGACCGGCAACGACGAGGACCCGCGTATCGTTCCATTCCGCGGCGACTACTACGTCCTGCGGCCGGAGCGTCGCAGCCTCGTGCGCTCGAACATCTACCCGGTGCCGGACCCGCGCTTCCCGTTCCTCGGCGTGCACTTCACGCCGCGGATGAACGGCGATGTCTGGCTCGGGCCGAACGCCGTCCTCGCCTTCGCCCGCGACGGCTATTCGTTCCGCACGGCCCGCGGCAAGGACCTGCTGGAAATGGCGCGCAACCCCGGCTTCCGCGCCTTCGCCCGCAAGAACTGGCGGACTGGCCTGAGCGAGATGGCGCGCGACCTGTCCAAGAAGCGCTTCCTGGAGACGCTGCGCGTCTACATCCCCGAGCTGGAGCCGGAAGACTTGCTGCCGGGCCCGGCCGGCGTGCGTGCCCAGGCGCTCACCCCGCAGGGCACGCTGGTCGATGACTTCGTCTTCGATCGTGCCGAGGGTGTGCTGCACGTCCGCAACGCCCCCTCGCCGGCGGCGACCTCCTCGCTGGAGATCGGCCGCCTGATCGCCGACGAGGTGGAGGCGATGGCCTAGGCGTCGCTCTCGGCGGCTGCCCGAGCCAATGCCAGCACGCGCTCCAGCTCAGGCAGCGCAGCGATGTCCTTCGGGCGGCGGCGCGACATCTTCGAAGCGACCAGATCCTCCAGTCCGGCCACGCGCACCGGGATGCCCAGCGCGGATGTCGTCGTTGCCCGTGCATCCAGCGCAGCGAAGTCGAAGCGATCGTCCGCGCCGGATGGCCCGTTGGGACGCGGGACGACATCGAGATCACCGAAGCGCGTCTCAAAGAGATGGTCAAGCTGCGCCTCAGTCAGCGGTTCGGGTCGCCAGCGCTCGACCTCCTCGCGCGTATTCCAGTTCGGTATCAATCGCGGTCGCGCGCCGACCTCCTGCAGCACAGCCGCCAGTCGCCGCAAGTTGTCCTCATGGAGCGCGGGGCAGACATCGAGATCACCGGGCGTCAGCTTCGCGCCCCAGGCGACAGCGCCGCCCGAGCCGAAGACGACAAAGCGCACATGATGGCGATGCAGCACGTCCAGGAGCACGGGGATGTTCGGTGGCGTCCGGAAATCACTCGGCACTGACAACGCCATTCGCGTGCAGTCGTTCGCCGAACCAGTCTTCCACTAGCGCTGCGACCTCGTCCGGGCTCGTGCTGCCGTCGATATCGATGACACGCAGACCAAGTGCGGCGGCACGCTCACGAACGAAGCGAGCCATATGCAGGTCACGCTCGATCAGGTTATGGGTCGCGCGCTCGGGGTCGCTCGTCTCATGCCGTGAGCCGGGCTTGCCGCGTGCGGCCACAGCAGCGAGCTTGAACGCCTCGGTCGGCAGCAGGAAGATCGCCTGTCGCGGATCGTCGATCTGCGTCGCCACGCAATCGGGAAAGAAGCCCGGCCCTTCGGCGATAACAGGAGCGCCATTCGGCAGCGCGGCCAGGTCATCGACCGCCATCCAGAACCGCTCGGTCCAGCTGACGATCGTCTCACGCGCCATCACCTCCGGAGGTGCGCCGAGCCAGCGCTCCTCGGTCGTCATCCGATCCGGATGGGCCAGCCAGAGGGCAGGCTGGTAGACAGGATCGGCCTGCGCGAAGTGCCGCATCTCCTGCCGATCGAAGTGGTACATCTGCAGGCCGTGCCGTTCAGCCAGCAGCGTCGCGACCGTCGTCTTGCCTGCATCGGTCGCCCCGCCGATCCAGAGCACATGCTGCAATCGCCGCCCTGCTTGATCACTCGATCGCATAACCCTCCCTCTCGCATTCGTCCAACCACAGGGTCACGACTCTAGCGAGATCACGCCGCCATGTCTTCGGGCCGGAGACACGATGTTTGAGGGTGGGCGGGTCGATATACTTGGTGTATCAGGATGGCTGGCCCTCACCCACGACCCAAAGGGTGCCCCGCCCTCTCCCAATTCTGGGAGAGGGGTGTCGTCGTTATGGCAGATTGGCTGCCGTTTCGGGTGTCCCGTTATCTTATGAAGGAAGCGAGCCAAACTGGCTCGAGGTTGGCTCTGCTCAACAGAACCACGATTCGGTGAGGCGTGGGGGTTGGCCGGGCGGCCGGGTGCGCTTGCGCTCGATAGCGGGCGGGGTCTTGCCGGCCATGGCCCACGAGGCGGCCTTGATCTGCGCGAACGTTTCCTCCGGCTCGCACGACGCCGACTCGGCGGCTTCGACGATCGCGGCGATCTCGCGCTGCAGATCGTCGACGCGTGGGTCGGGGTTCTTCCATGTATAGGTAAACGCGGCGGCGTCAAGCTCGCCGACCCACTCGACTGAATCAGGCTGGTCCAGCAGGGCCGAGCCGGGCGGCACGAGCAGCCGGATCGAGAAGTGAACCGGGTCAACGTTGCTGACCAGCTCATACTCCTCGAAGAACGTCAGCAGCTCCAGGTAGTCATCCAGCGTCGTCCACGGAGTGAACGGCAGCAGCGATGGCCGCATGGTGATACCGGCTGCGTCGAGGATGCCCAGTGCCTCGATGACGTCCGCCTTGGTATGGCCCTTGTCGATCTTCTCCAGCACCAGCTCACTGATCGATTCGAGCGCGGTCAGGACGAAGACGCAGCCGAGCTCCTTGAACTCCGTGAAGTTGTCGCGGTTCTCAAGGATGTGCTCGATGCGCGTCGTCATATCGAAGGTGACGTGCGGGAATTCCTCGTGCATCGCTCGGCAGACGCGCAGCGCGTGGGTCGGGCCATTCAGGAAGTCGGGATCGCCAAAGGTGATGTGCCCGGCGCCCTGCTGCACCTGGCTACGGATGTCGTCCAGCACGACGTTGCGCGGAACAGCGAAGAAGCGACCGCCGTAGATCGGGACGACTGGGCAGTGGCGGCAGGTGTGATGGCAGCCACGGGTCGTTTCGGTATAGCCGGCCGGGATCGCCTGACCGTTCAACAGCAGCCGCGCGTACT encodes:
- the nosZ gene encoding Sec-dependent nitrous-oxide reductase; the encoded protein is MSDPFNRSRINRRNVLKGVGAAAILAPAGGALLASCSIGGDDDDPTPSSGNTGAGVPSSVAEIAEARGLTPDDITRAVKTYVPGGQYDEFLIFASGGHSGQVLVIGVPSMRLLKLIATFTPEPWQGYGFSDETKAILAEGAVDDKVLGWADTHHPGLSETNGEYDGEWLFINDKANARMAVIDLRDFETKQIVKNPHIISNHGGAFVTPNTEYITDGSQYAAPWGWEYAPLDEYKEKYRGAMTFWKFDREKGRIDTDLSFSIELPPYWQDLADCGKGPSEGWMFSNSLNTEMAIGGNRADGSPPVPPVEAGASQNDMDYMTVIDWKTAERLIQEGKGEDVHGMPLIDIKTAVAEGILFQVPEPKSPHGVDVTPDGKHIVVAGKLDPHVTIYSFEKIQAAIAKGGYEMDDFGVPILAYEDCMEAQVELGLGPLHTQFDNTGHAYTSLFLDSAIAKWKVGEAGKPDTWTMVEKIPVHYNVGHLSVCEGDTVSPKGKYLIALNKWAIDRFTPVGPLHPQNFQLIDITGEKMDLLYDSPIGVGEPHYVQTISADKIKAWTTYPEVGWDPQAQAPSPVATLAGQESVVREGNKVTINMTSIRSHFTPDTIEVTEGNEIVLNITNIEMAQDATHGFAFPGQHIQLSIEPGETTTVTFTADRAGVYPFYCTEFCSALHLEMMGYFIVEPA
- a CDS encoding CUAEP/CCAEP-tail radical SAM protein, which produces MSQTVLNSTAQSDLRDRGRILLLSCYELGHQPLNLAFPLATLRAEGYDPVARDTSVESLDDDEIMQAGFVAISVPMHTALRLGVQIADRIRARKPDTPICFYGLYAWMNADYLLDGRGDYVIGGEQERALLDLVRAIERGDGGLPDGVSNRDYRAAPAIERIAFATPVRDALPSPDKYARLLLNGQAIPAGYTETTRGCHHTCRHCPVVPIYGGRFFAVPRNVVLDDIRSQVQQGAGHITFGDPDFLNGPTHALRVCRAMHEEFPHVTFDMTTRIEHILENRDNFTEFKELGCVFVLTALESISELVLEKIDKGHTKADVIEALGILDAAGITMRPSLLPFTPWTTLDDYLELLTFFEEYELVSNVDPVHFSIRLLVPPGSALLDQPDSVEWVGELDAAAFTYTWKNPDPRVDDLQREIAAIVEAAESASCEPEETFAQIKAASWAMAGKTPPAIERKRTRPPGQPPRLTESWFC
- the lhgO gene encoding L-2-hydroxyglutarate oxidase, producing MTTAIDEPQAATLPTAATMLEGTASIAIVGGGIVGLAAAREILRRRPGKSLILLEKEASIGEHQTGHNSGVIHSGIYYAPGSLKARLCVAGAAAMMQYCDENDIAWKRCGKVIVATRAEELPRLQALYERGQENQVPGLRMIEPDELREREPHVRGVRALWSPNTGIVDYLQVAHSYANDIREMGGEIRTSHEVTGIRRRNGRTLLTTSGGDIEASLVVACAGLYSDRVAQMTGNDEDPRIVPFRGDYYVLRPERRSLVRSNIYPVPDPRFPFLGVHFTPRMNGDVWLGPNAVLAFARDGYSFRTARGKDLLEMARNPGFRAFARKNWRTGLSEMARDLSKKRFLETLRVYIPELEPEDLLPGPAGVRAQALTPQGTLVDDFVFDRAEGVLHVRNAPSPAATSSLEIGRLIADEVEAMA